In the genome of Lathyrus oleraceus cultivar Zhongwan6 chromosome 4, CAAS_Psat_ZW6_1.0, whole genome shotgun sequence, the window CTGCTAatatatcaccatagaatggaagaacacccagttctgtccatctggtacaaaggcacagcagagatcaaacatagcacttacttctgttgagcctgcacagttatcagcatgatgtctcaacattggtttgaacatcatctgttacagcattacaggtttaccttattttataacagacacaattataacatgcagaaggtaaaaacacaagtaattgttaacccagttcggtgcaacatcacctacgtctgggggcataccaagccaggaagaagatccactatcagcagtattaattcagagttaaactcccccgtttacaactcttcacttaatccctacccaatgcaatctatacctaggaactcctagatagaaacctccagtttccattcctctcactacaattacaatgtaatgctaaacaccttgaacttgcttcacagcttcattcaagaacaaaatcactcttgcctacaggctttgagttacaattactctcagcttttaccactgagaaacacatggtaaccatcccacaggttggcaggtttaccttacacacacccctaaattttcattctaggaggcttacaaaaactaggttacaatatgctatttataacctaatcacccaagtggatttgggccttcagaaatcgcagcaaacttctcctttgctgttacaacatcagcagaaactttctgctacaaacaaggtcttcaatcttttagttcctaaaatatctccatatttagttcctaaaatatctccatatttagttcctaaaatatctcaagacctccacaaataatgccacataggattcaaactaatttccacatattagtgtgctaacaaataggctatttgttaggttccttaattgtagcttggttgttggtttcctggattttagcctgagaaaaatgctgaaacagaaaaactaaacaacctacaatctagcatatgctgtcaggaatgaatgttacaacattcagcttgacatcaaggaccatatgctaagtctgtttttcctgaaaacagactgtacaagtttgctgaactgtacaggaccaaactgtccattctatagtaacagcttacattaatacatgtcaacgcatccaatttgacatttacacatttagccttaagtcagttctgttatcctcttggagaacaaactaagaaacatactgaagtgtagcagaaccccactctgtctattattcagtatatactgtccatgatgaatgtcataacatccagtttgacattcatacagtaggccttatgccaggtctggttcttccttgataaccagactgcaaatgaatactgagctctaacagaacaccaactgttctattcctcaatagctgctgacagggatgaatgtcacagtctccagtttgacattcaataaatcctgtattagctaatcctgcagtaactactcaagtgtgtcatgacatcagtcaagacattagagtacagttagatattctaacctacaatgcagtcacacatacacaccatgtcatgacatcagtcaagacattagaatccagctagtgttttaccatataatgcagccaattaaacacctacaaactccccctttggcaaatttttggctaaaacactttgatccccataacagagttcatagcagcgaaatcacacatctagcaggaaataaacctagctaatacactcagagtggcagcacactcacacacatggaagttaaataaaaacttcacaaagcagcacacatacagaggagcagaagttaaatacaaaacttcaacacacatcagctgcaggggagggaatctgtcatgagagtctgttgtagagacccactctgtttgtcaggggtggttattactccccctttttgtcaaaaatgttgccaaagccaacaacatacCAGAGAACaatgacagagttacagacttggttttacttcacagtttcaaccaagttagcatccacttgatcttgcttcacagctttgatcaagtaatcacccacttttgctttacagtaggtacacccatatcagattccatgactttgagtctgacatcttgatccactcctgcatgaacactttcttgaactccagcaggcacataagatatcttatgttaagacatcacatatgacatcttgtgaatactctgtcctttttgttcacaaggcaaactatcagcagtttaaaccacataatagtagtttaatcagtaacagaagcaaaaacaattactagttatggctactagtaatacacacatgcacaagggtacttctcctccccttaaatctttgcaacaatcagaattactagttatggatgcaactagtaagacacacaaatgtacaatgcacaagggtacttcttctccccctgtcatgaacaacccacTCTCCTCTTAAAACTGGGAGatcacacatgatcatatccaacatcccaaggttggaccttcacatacttcctgattcaaagagaatccaaaccacttgatgaatggaaaacataagacgcatcttcatgtcttcaagagcacaccctctgttcaaccctcttagctgaacacattcacactctgtgtcaatctctcttctaaccagaacagaagaccacttcacaagatgttctaacatcagctgggacatccttcataacaggacaaggcacaccatctgatagtcttcagatatcactgagtcaccggcttgatcaagaagaacccagacatacattgggacatatacattttcgtcccattacaagagataatcttccatagatggctcagaactcctaccacaagctccaagggatgaatagaaaacacctcctattgtcttcaacttactacttttctgctcaaaagtaatttgtctcagactttcctcaagaataatcatctgccatatgttgattatcttgattcttcgaactcgcttctgaggtagaccaactgccactggttgattaccttcttcatgaatcctcatatgaaaaagtcaaatgccactttttgacctctccaagtttatcagacttctcccaaagatattctgaccttccaagtgagatttgaacttcaagcctgttgaagtgtccaatctacaaccctgcagacccttctatctcaagttgatgtgccacttcaccaactaagaatctgatgttgaaccaaatgtcacaacattgtgttttgacatccaactgttgaattcagctccttcttctgccacttgaaagagcttcctcccttcacagaacaagagttcaatgttctcatagacttgattgtggaaccaagtttgagtaaacaacctccatcctgcaggtttgcagttaagtcatccaagttcacaccttgatgaatccctgcttcttctccaaagacatcagacactctggtgcatgagtcttcagaaggaccagttagcaACTAACCCTTCAactataccaaggattccacgtcctaaggcaaggctgtttccatgatgtcaagaatgctgccacttgttcttaactccacagtgtgcattagccaatgcacttcattacctagatcagaaataaactgatccaagtaaccaccatcaagactatgatgtcttcttcttcttgtacacaccaaggctgaacaagtttcttgccaggaaaccttttcagagatcatatgctttcgctgccaccaaagagatagatcatacaccaatgtactatccttcctgtgattctgcacaggatcttgaagaagagatgttccaacatctttaagaacatcagttatcttgagctccaaggataatcaattaaatacttgtacttggcacaagtagacattgatcttaaatcctttcccaattatcctttcagatacttccatcaaaagaatattttgaaaatactcttcttgtgtcagcatcttctgcttgcaagcacctcaacagatttgagaatctttccagattagattcacccttaggaatgagagagatgaatccttccttgcaaatgtgtcacacaacaaccagaacccatgtgacacaggtcaacagccaaccagaccctaggctgaccaaacgtgaggaggttaaccaaaactccccctcaaattaacactcatggaaacttcacaccaatatccatgcattgtacagacatgtctcaacatgacatacaccatccttactagtggcacctaactctatgagttatacctatacatactccaatcacaccaatcagacttcagctgacctTAAGTACTAGTGAAacacaacaccagtcaatagtagatatgcattgccagagcatactacctcaaccaacctttgaatcttcatattctcactccttgaaagaactgccacttctgaatGTGGTGTTTGAAcaacaagattcatggttccaatcctcttaaatgatatagtaatcaggttaccccaatattaacttctaacattcaggggacttgtcttccaccaatacatagtacttcagggaatAATTATCccaccctgatcaatctacaggagtaagacaaccagcaggaaattgcacaatgtcacacctcaaccagctccacttctagagatcagacttctatgagtgaccttcttgagcacacacccgGTTGACCCTGCCCTTGTCAACtgagcacacacagatgtctcctcttccaggtcaggagtaggttccaaacaagagtatccctttgtttgacacctaaaaacatctgtCCTTCAACCAGCAactgcatacttgttgaacaacatgttctaacatcacatagaacattggttccacctccttggaacaaaccctccttgaaagtcttcaaggtcttcatatacactacccaagagtgtaaaagaatcagtgatcaggtgattcttaccatcctgacgtgagaacatcatgatgagtggactggaggggactcaagtatctttgacatcttcagagGTTATGATGAAGTCTTGActacaacagcctttcatccacatgaggggaaactacatcagagtttgagttttgccaggtattatgcagcggaaatcataatacaactcaaccaaTGAACACACACTTCATCAGACCAGCCTCCAAGAgcataccaagtttgaatatgattcaatacttgcacagctgtcccacacaaaggccaattgccaatctccagaggcaggtgcacacaattcctgtcatgaatagtccatccacctacttcaagggaccattcagggaaaccacagaaccttctacaggttccaacatcagtactaacataacttcttgcaagataccagaaagtatcacccatggatctcatccagaaacagaacaggatgcccgctctgataccatttgaaattctggtgtagtcagagtttagatgttctactccaagtaatgacatctgatctaacattgttactaatacagcaagacagttatacaaattaaaacctagtactgatatgcatacattcacagatgtcacgtCATCTGCTAatatatcaccatagaatggaagaacacccagttatgtccatctggtacaaaggcacaacagagatcaaacatagcacttacttctgttgagcctgcacagttatcagcatgatgtctcaacattggtttgaacatcatctgttacagcattacaggtttaccttattttataacagacacaattataacatgcagaaggtaaaaacacaagtaattgttaacccagttcggtgcaacatcacctacgtctgggggcataccaagccaggaagaagatccactatcagcagtattaattcagagttaaactcccccgtttacaactcttcacttaatccctacccaatgcaatctatacctaggaactcctagatagaaacctccagtttccattcctctcactacaattacaatgtaatgctaaacaccttgaacttgcttcacagcttcattcaagaacaaaatcactcttgcctacaggctttgagttacaattactctcagcttttaccactgagaaacacatggtaaccatcccacaggttaggaggtttaccttacacacacccctaaattttcattctaggaggcttacaaaaactaggttacaatatgctatttataacctaatcacccaagtggatttgggccttcagaaatcgcagcaaacttctcctttgctgttacaacatcagcagaaactttctgctacaaacaaggtcttcaatcttttagttcctaaagtatctccatatttagttcctaaaatatctccatatttagttcctaaaatatctcaagacctccacaaataatgccacataggattcaaactaatttccacatattagtgtgctaacaaataggctatttgttaggttccttaattgtagcttggttgttggtttcctggattttagcctgagaaaaatgctgaaacagaaaaactaaacaacctacaatctagcatatgctgtcaggaatgaatgttacaacattcagcttgacatcaaggaccatatgctaagtctgtttttcctgaaaacagactgtacaagtttgctgaactgtacaggaccaaactgtccattctatagtaacagcttacattaatacatgtcaacgcatccaatttgacatttacacatttagccttaagtcagttctgttatcctcttggagaacaaactaagaaacatactgaagtgtagcagaaccccactctgtctattattcagtatatactgtccatgatgaatgtcataacatccagtttgacattcatacagtaggccttatgccaggtctggttcttccttgataaccagactgcaaatgaatactgagctctaacagaacaccaactgttctattcctcagtagctgctgacagggatgaatgtcacagtctccagtttgacattcaataaatcctgtattagctaatcctgcagtaactactcaagtgtgtcatgacatcagtcaagacattagagtacagttagatattctaacctacaatgcagtcacacatacacaccatgtcatgacatcagtcaagacattagaatccagctagtgttttaccatataatgcagccaattaaacacctacacatatacacattcataacaaatacaccattcacaaatccaccaatggtacatatacacattcataacaatatatcattcacaatccaccaatggtacatatacacattcataacaatatatcattcacaatccaccaatggtacatatacacattcataacaatatatcattcacaatccaccaatggtacatatacacattcataacaatatatcattcacaaatataagccaattatcaaatacgcacacataaatttcattccaaaacgaatacagcatttaaaatatcaatttttcacttttcaaacagtgttaaccggttaacgcatatggttaatcggttaacgcgACACAGAATGCACTTCCTGGCAATTTTCAatagtggtaaccggttaacgctcggtgagtaaccggttactgtaaaacagaattaatagatttttaagcaagtaaccggttaacgctcggtgagtaactGGTTACTGTAAAACAAAAttaacagatttttaagcaagtaaccggttaacgctcggtgagtaaccggttactgtaaaatAGCATGCAtaattttctgcgtttttcattgttggaggactttcggacctccgatttcgattccgtcaaaagccaaacgttcagaaaattataactcatacaatactctaagtatataacattaatttatagttttaacacaatcaaatcaccacaaatcgagaatattcatcaaggcctaacaatttcaaaaccatgcaaaattagggattttaacctaaacatacatctacccattgacccgatcatactaacccatagtaataaggattccccccttacctcttcaattttctggaaaccctagctcctctcttgttcttccccttttctctttacttttcgtcttctctttctctattgcctcaaatgatcaaatgaatcctaattctcactctcctgcctcttatttatagtattatatttgggcttaaagagtgatatctctaatttaattaataggcccaataagatctaatatttaaatatctctaattagttcaattaaattaaactaacacaatatgcacaccaagttaattaattccattattcattatatctcatatcaactaaataattaattaacacaccaaattaattaatataatcaattattatactacctaacaaccaattaacTAATTAACACTctacataaataaaataaaatataataataataatataagaaataattactaaaattaGGTTGTTACAGGTGACCCCCTATTTATTCAAGTTTGCTTTTACTCTGGACCACTCAAAACTGTCAGTGCAATCACAATCATCCAAAACTGTCGACAAAATTCTGAGCATTTAAAATTTAAAACAAATAACACTACCAAAAATTTCACTTTGGTTGAAATTTTCAGTATTAACTAgtaaatttcaaaattttcaaaattatttGGAACATACCATAAATTTTGAAATTTTCGATATACCGAAAATACACCTACACTATCAGAAATTTTGTTTGTAACAGAAATCTCATTTTTGCCTATAAAAAATTTCAAACGTAAGTTTCATTCAATTTTCAATCAGAAACAGTTTTGACAATATAAAAATATGGGGTATTAGATTTAATTGGGAGATGTCAAGTTAAATACTCTAATTTTAATAATTGTCCTCGCAAAACAAtgataaaataataaaaatagttttagtaaataaaattcaaataattattataatcaaaataaataattattatcTTAAAAAATATAAAAGAACAAAAGAAAAACAGGTAACAGATAACACTATAAATGATAATGGTGCTGAAACATTGGAATTATTAAgttaaagaaaataaaaatctGACCATTAAATAATTATAAAAGTTTTTTGTGACAGATTGACATTAGAGTATTCACCAATGTGTTTGTTTACTAAAATAACCCCGGCAGTTTTTACGTACACACAGAAAATGTGTTTAAAAACGACATCAGAAACATAACGTGGGGTTTTGTCGTAAGAAACGCATATCGGATAGGGGCATTAATGTCATTTAAAAGTCTCTTTCCAGAGACACGTTCACATTCCATTCCAGACAGACACGGACACCGTTTCTTTCTCGTCCTTTCCAGTTTGGATTTCGGTCGTTGAGTGATCCCAAGAGCCTCACAAAAACTTCAACTTCGCAATACGATCATTGTACAAATCATCGATTCTATCTGTGAGTAATTGTATCTTCTATGAATCATAATATTTGAATGAATGAATCCTCAATGATTTTCTTAGCTAAATGTTTTAAATAAATTCTGGTCAATTGCATTAAAAACAACATGATCAATTAACAAATATTGTGGATTTTATGAATATTAACCTAATTTTCTCGAAATTAATGTGATGTCCTCGATTTTCCCAGCGTGATTGACCTGGGTCAATTGTTTTATACAGTCCCAGGATGTTGTTTAAATTCATGTGTATATCAAAAGATCAAGCTGTTAATGTTAATGtttttattgttgttgtggtAGTTTCATGTTATTACTAATTACTAATGTTTTATGGAAATGCATTTTGTGCAGAGAAGAAATATTGTGAATTGGAAACTGTTTTGGATTCTGGTCGAAGGATTGAAGTGGAATTGTGAGTAGAGGAGGATGGCTTGTAGGGGTTGTTGGGAATGTGTTTTGAAGCTTTTGAACAGCTTACTGACCATTACTGGTCTAGCAATGGTGGGATATGGGATTTATCTGCTGGTTCAATTCGGTAAAGCTCCGGATAACTCTCTGAATGTTGCTACTGTCAGTGATGATCAAACTTATGTTCTACTTGGCCGACCCATGCTTATGGCGTTGCCTCTTTCCAACAACTTTTTTGATGATTTGCCTAAGGCCTGGTATGAATGCTGATCCTATTTTGCCTGTTTTTAATTTTCTTTAGAATGGTATCTTTGCTGGGTATGTAGAGAGAAGCTTGGTAGATTCTGTGGTAAAGAGAATAGATCAGATGGAGAGAAGTCAAACAACTAGAGGTAGAGGAAGACCTAGAAAAAGTTGAGATTAACGATTTGGATAGAAGCATGATTCTGCATAGAACATTATGGCAAAAGTTACCGACTTAGTGAGATAAAgcttggttgttgttgttattgtagtAGTATATCTCTGATTGAAGTCTAGGCAATTGAAAGTAAAAACTATTCGACTTGCTTTGGAAAAAGTAATGGGTAAAATTCATTTGGGTACAGCTTCAATTATGTTAGTAACAATAACATGACCTGTAATATAAGGTTTCTATTGTGAGCAGCTATGTGGAGACCTGCCAATGCCGTGATTGATCGTCATTATGTATTAGTTGGAAGCATGCTTCATTGTTTGGTGTAATCAATGCATTACTTTTTGTTGCTAGTTTGGATGAAACAAACTTGAAATGAAATTTATTTACTATCGATATATTATTACACATCACACACCAGATATGATTTCGAAATTACCTCTGTTTCTTCAACGTGCAGTTATTTTCAGACGTACTGGTGATATCTATGTAATTGTTGACAATGACAATCATGGTTGAAACAACAATACTCTTTTTTCCTCGATACTTTCTGTCTGCGTTCTCCCTAGTGAATTATATTTACTACAATTTGTTACTTTTGTATACATCTCATACGTTTTATCTTGTGATTTGCTTACACTGATTGTGTATTTCATGTTTGGCAGGTTTATTTACTTATTCATCGGAGTTGGCGTAGTTCTCTTTGTTATTTCTTGTTTTGGCTGTATTGCATCTTTGACACGGAATGGGTGCTGCCTGAGTTGTGTATCCTTTTAGAATTCTTAGGCTATGGTCTAACACATTTAATGGATTCATACAATTTCTATCTCTCTCTTTCTCTCCCTGATGTGtatgtgtgtttgtgtttgtATTTAACTGTGTACATGTATTAATCTTATAGGAATTGTTATTTAAGTTTTCCTTAAGCCAACAAAGTATTCGGTTTTGGTGGTTTTACTGATCTTAGCAGAGCTTGGATGTGCAGCCTTTATATTTTTTGACAAAAACTGGAAAGAGGTAAGTTGTCACTAGTAATTTATAATATGAAATTCTAGAAGTTATATTTTCCATCTTATAATTATCTTCTTTTCAGGAAATTCCAAGGGACAAAACTGGAAATTTTAATATGCTATATGATTTTTTGAGAGAGAACTGGACTATTGTGAAATGGGTTGCGCTTGGAATTGTTATCTTTGAGGTAAGCAAGAACTGTTATGATTGAAAATATTCTAAGAACTACTGTAAAAGTCTCCTCTTACCGTACCCTACTACCTACCACCATGATTTTGGAGAGGCGCACAGCAAGGTAAAATGTTTATACATGTGCTATGTGAATGTGACGTGCCAATTGTTATGCTTATGGAATTGTAGGCTCTTCTTTTCATCTTAGCCCTTATTGTTCGGGCTGCGAATAGGCCAGCAGATTACGATAGTGATGAAGAGTTTATTAATCCAAGGCAGCAAGCCCGTCAGCCTTTGCTCAGTAGACCAGCAGGCCCTGCACCAGGTGTGCCAGTTACTGGCACAGTTGACCCACGTTCCAACAGAAATGATGCATGGAGTGCAAGGATGAGGGAGAAGGTGCAATCTTTTGTCTCTAGTGCACTTTATTGGTTATTCTTGTTTACGGAATTTTTCATATGCTTGTCGATAGTCTTAACTTACTCTTAGGATTAGTTTTACAGATTCAGTATATTTCATGATTTAGTTACTTGTTTAATCGGCATTGAAAGTATAGTACAAGTGGAAATAGGTACTAGCATTTCTCTTTAATATGATAATTTAATATTAAGTAAATGAGGTATTAGTATTGTTATCTTGATAAAAGAGAATCTTAAAAAGCTTCGAGTTGAAGGGTTGATTTTGAAGAAAGAAAAATTCCTTCTTTGTTGAGTTTGGTTCCTTTCATCATGGAGTAATGTCTGGTTTAGTTGCAAAAGCAAGAAGTAATCATACTGATGTCAATTTTGCAACAAGAGAGAAATTGTCAAAGAAATTAATAATACTTTCGATTTGAGTAAAACCTTTAGCAACTAGATAAGCTTTATACCTTTCTATTGAACCATCTAAATTGTGTTTTATATTGTATATCCATTTACATATACATAAATCTGCTTAGGACCATTCGGATTATTTCAAGAGATTATTAAAAGGTCACATTATTATTCTTGTTTTGTAAAATGTTTATTGCATTGTATATGTATGACTGACTATCTGACTCTAATGGTGCTCTTTCCGCAGTATGGTCTGGATACATCGGAATTCACATACAACCCGTCTGAGTCACACAGGTTCCAGCAAGTAAACCCACAACCAACTGAAGAGAGGAGCCGTTGTACCATAATGTGATGACTCCAAAGTCAGAGGTGGCCGATTTCG includes:
- the LOC127074292 gene encoding tobamovirus multiplication protein 2A, which codes for MACRGCWECVLKLLNSLLTITGLAMVGYGIYLLVQFGKAPDNSLNVATVSDDQTYVLLGRPMLMALPLSNNFFDDLPKAWFIYLFIGVGVVLFVISCFGCIASLTRNGCCLSCYSVLVVLLILAELGCAAFIFFDKNWKEEIPRDKTGNFNMLYDFLRENWTIVKWVALGIVIFEALLFILALIVRAANRPADYDSDEEFINPRQQARQPLLSRPAGPAPGVPVTGTVDPRSNRNDAWSARMREKYGLDTSEFTYNPSESHRFQQVNPQPTEERSRCTIM